ttacatgttgcgtttatatttttgttcagtgtttatcAGGGGTTCCAAACCTTTTCACTTGGGGgcccccccttccagcattgggggaAAACATTAGCTGACAGGCTGGTttatctggacatttctgacacgtTATAGATAgctctaaggtatgcaatgattaacatgacaagaggaactgatgatacACTACCCCATTTCTGAATTGTACCTTGTGCATTTTAcgattacaactttcaagagtaattTTAAACCCGGACTTCctttaatatatatacagtgccctgcgaaagtattcggcccccttgaactttgcaaccttttgccacatttcaggcttcaaacataaagaggtcagaggtccgttaaaagcgcagagagcatcatgaagaacaaggaacacaccaggcaggtcttcCCTTTCCTaattgttcttcatgatgctctctgcgcttttaacggacctctgagactatcacagtgcaggtgcatttatacggtgacttgattacacacaggtggattgtatttatcatcattagtcatttaggtcaacattggatcattcagagatcctcactgaacttctggagagagtttgctgcactgaaagtaaaggggctgaataattttgcacgcccaatttttcagtttttgatatgttaaaaaagtttgaaatatccaataaatgtcgttccacttcatgattgtgtcccacttgttgttgattcttcacaaaaaaatacagttttatatctttacgtttgaagcctgaaatgtggcaaaaggtcgcgaagttcaagggggccgaatactttcgcaaggcactgtatatccacaaaacaccagtctcaacgtcaacagtaaagaagtgactccaggatgctggctttctaggcagagttcctctgtcccgtgtctgttttcttttgcccatcttaaacttttatttttattgtccagtctgagatatggctttttctttgcaactctgcctagaaggccagcatcccggagacacctcttcactgttgacgttgagactggtgttttgcgggtattctgtgaagggagtagtacctagcgctgtacgagatcttcagtttctttgcaatttctcgcATAGAAAGTCCTTAATTTCTaggaacaagaatagactgacgagtttcagaagaaagttgtttgtttctggccgttttgagcctgtaaccgaactcacaaatgctgaggCTCCAGATACTCATTTagtttaaagaaggccagttttattgcttctttcatcagaacaacagttttcacctgtgctaacataattgcaaaagggttttctaatgataaattagcctttttaaacgattcatttggattagctaacacaacgtgccattggaacacaggagtgatggttgctgataatgggccactacacgcctatgtaaatattccataaaaaatctgccgattccagctacaatagtcatttacaacattaacgtctacaatgtatttctgatcaatttgatgttattttaacggacaagaaattagcttttctttcaaaaacaaggacatttatttttgagcggtagtgtacatatgagatgagtaatgcaagatatgcaaacatcattaaagtggcatttattaaagtggctggtgttccatttattaaagtggccaatgagtTCAAGTCTGTAGgaaggcagcagcctctgtgctAGAGATTGCTGTTcaaaagtctgatggccttgagatagatgtttttcagtctctcggtcccagctttgatgcacctgtactgacctcgccttctggatggtagcggggtgaacaggcagtggctcgggtggttgttgtccttgatgatctttttggccttcctgtgacatcgggtgctgtaggtgtcctggagggcaggtagtttgcccccgttgatgtgttgtgcagaacGCACCACCCTCCGGAGAGCCCTAcagttgtgggtggtgcagttgtcataccaggcagtgatacagcccgacaggatgctctcaattgtgcatctgtaaaagtttgtgagggttttaggtgacaagccaaatttcttcagcttccttaGGTTGAAGAGGTActgttgcgccttcaccacactgtctgtgtgggtggaccatttcagtttgtccgtgatgtgtacgccgaagaacctaaaactttccaccttctccactactatCCCATCTATGTGGATAGGGTGCTCCCtcttctgtttcctgaagtccacgataatctcctttgtttggttgacgttgagtgagaggttattttcctgacaccacactctgagagccctcacctcctccctgtaggctgtctcgtcgtcgtTGGTAaccaagcctactactgttgtgtcgtctgcaaacttgattttagTTGGAGGCGTCATTGGTGAACATGGAGTACCAGCGGTGGCTGAGcactcacccttgtggggccccagtgttgacgatcagcgaagtggagatgttgtttcctaccttcaccacctgggggtggcccgccaggaagttcaggacccaattgcacaagGTGGGGTTGAGACCCTGGGCCGCAAGGttaatgatgaacttggagggtactatggtgttgaatgctgagctatagtcaatgaacaacattcgtaaataggtattcctcttgtccagatgggatagggcaatgtgcagtgtgatggagattgcattgtctgtggagctattggggtggtaagcaaattgaagtgggtctagagtgacaggtaaagtggaggtgatatgatccttgactagtctcaaaGCACtaaatgatgacagaagtgagtgctatggggcgatagtcatttagttcataCCACTGTACTATGGCACTGATTTAGTACGAAAACACCTCTATAAATCTATTTTGATAATGTATTCTGTGGACTCCGATCAGCGATCGTAAGAGGGTTGAGGCAGAGAACCTCGAGGCAACACAGAGCGACAAATTCTTGACGTTCGCCCGCCTCCCCTTCCCATCTTTCATCATCACTATACACAACAGCGCAGCATCAGTATTGCCTGGGAATCCAGATAAACGACCCCTCAATACGTGTGGAAATATGTAACAATAACGAGAATATATTTAATCGAAGACACACTGACAGCACAAGTAAGTATATTTAGTAGTTAATGGCGCACATTTTATAGTGCCGTCCTTTGTGTTCGTGTACCAATTCTGGCTATATTATGGGAAGATGATGGCGGATGATGCCCGTTTTTTCAGATGGTCACCTAGCTACtttctgtagctagctagcaaggagGCTAACGAAGCCGCGTACCTTGCCTTTTAGTTGACATAACGTTAGCTAACCCACATTGCTGGTATGCTAAATTAGCAATAATACAGTAGCTAGCGCTTGACATTGTCATGGCATTTAAATTGTTATTGATTGCTTGCTAAATTAGcaactagcaagctagctagagAGGCCTAGCCAACTATCGTTATCTAGTAACGTTTGCTAGCTGTATAGCGTAGCGATTTGTGTCATCATGGATAATGTACTGAAGTTAGCTAATGGCGCAGTTAACATTAGTTACATAGCTTACTACTTTAATATGTCAACGTTAGTTAGCGAACTAGTTAGGctgggtagctagctacctggctaGCTTGCTAACATTACATTTACCTCGCTGGCAAGTTAACTAATGTTAGTTAACCTTACAATGTCAAACAGTTGACTAGCCAGCCAGGTCACTTTCTCTCATTACTAAACTGACACACCTCTCAATAGTTATTTTTCTGGACATTCGAGTGATCAGATGGGCAAAGGCATGCATTTTCTCTCAAACCATACCCCCCTGTATTCCCCTCAGAGCTGCTGTATAATACCATGGGTggccatgatgatgatgatgatatgtcTTATCATGTAGCCAACAACCATCATCAAGATGAAGTGCTGAAAAACAAATTGAATGACAGTGGCCTTTGGAGTGACCAAGAATCCACTGGCGGCAACAATGCTAAGTGGGTCAAGGAGGGCCAGAACCAGCTGAGGAAAGTTGCTGAGAAACATCAGGACCAGAATGGGAACCAAGAGGACTTCTCCCCTCATAACACCActgaggaggagcagaggaacgAGGAGCAGACCAAATCTCCCAAGACCATTCTCAAGGAGCCAGTACTCATTGATACTCTACTGTCTGCCGAGGATAAAGAGGGTGAGGTCGAAGAAAATGACAAAGAAAAGGAAGATCCATCTGAGGCAGATGAAGAGGCCTGCAGTtttaaagaggaagagagggagtccGAACAGAGTAATGTGGAGgctgaaagagagggaggtggggtggCTAGAAATCCCTGTCTGCTGTTTTCTAACGTGAATGGAACACCAAGTGATGAAGAAACCAACTGGCCTGCACTGTCTCAGGAAAGCACTGCTGAAATCCCTCCAAATGGAAACAAAGGTAAGGGCGAGTTGTTGAAATCAGTCGTGTGACTGTTTTGTTGGAGCAATGATGATTATAGTCTAGTCTAACATAACAAGTGCTTCTCAGGTTGCAAGCAGCGTTGGCGGACTCCTCGTTCtaaccctccccttctctccacaCAGAGTCCTTCTGGGACTCGGAGGCCTTTGAGGCGGACACAGACCTACCCTCTGGGTGGATGCGGGTTCGAGACACCTCAGGCACCTACTACTGGCACATCCCTACTGGCACTACTCAGTGGGAGCCCCCCTCCCCTCTGGACAAGGTGGGAGACTCGATGATGTCCTCCAGTATGTCCCTGGAGACAACACCCTGTGAGGAAGAGCAGGAGGTGAGCTCTTACTCATAGGCCTTAGGGATGATTTGTGACAAGTTCTGTTCGTAGAAGACTATCTATGCTCTCCCAATTTAGAATAAAAACGGCATCATGTTTTTGTCCGACTCCTAGGAAACATGGggagacctctctaacccagaTGAAGGGACTAGTGATGGAGAGTTGTGGAAGGTAAGAGACAGAGTGAATATTAAGAAGTACTAATGAGAATCTTGACATGGCTGAGACCTCACATTTAGGATATCCTATACCAAAAGGTCAACACTGACAGTTAAAATATGTTCTATTTATTTTAATGAGTATGGAAAACGTAATTTTTATGTCTCCGATTATTCATTGAAAAATATAATTTGTAATATACATTCAACGTAAACTCTCACCACAGACTCTGCGGATAAATCATTATTATGTGGAAAATAGTTGACATGGGAAAAAGTAGGCTTACGTTTTTTTACTGTCTTGGCGTGTACTAAGGGACAGAAGCAGAGCATTATGCTTCAATAgccaaaataataatacaataacagAGCACACGACATTTCCCAGCTTCAACCCTCAATATTTCAGTTTTAGAAACAGTGGAGTTTAGAAGGCAGCACATCTGGATGTTGATCACCTTGGTGATAATGAATTGACAAATTCTTCATATTTTTCGTGATTGCAGGAGGGAGAGGTGGCTTCTGATCAGAGCCTGAAGGAGTTTGAAGGGGCAACCCTGCGCTATGCATCCATCAACCTGAAGTAAGTGGTGTGGTGGTAGTACATTATGTGATAAACTGTTTTGGCTGAGAATGAGAAAGCTTATCTTGAACCCTTCTCTTATTCTTTCTCAAACTATACCTGACCTGTAACTAGCTGTTCCCAatctgaggaagaggagaaccTTGATCCCCATGGCACTGACTTGGAGGCTAAGGTACATTCAAATTCACTTACATTTACACTCACTAATGCACTGAGGCAGGAAGACTGTAGTCATCTGTCTGTCCCTTCCCTGTCAACATACAACTACTCTTCCCTTTCCTAATTGGACTGCGTCTGTCGgtttatccctctccctctctccgggCCATCCTGTGTTCTCTCCTGCCTCAATTTGCTATTCCAGTATTTTGCTGTGCGCTCTCTGGGCTGGGTGGAGATGTCTGAAGAGGACATGGCACCAGCGAAGAGCAGCGTGGCTGTCAACAACTGCATTAGACAGCTGTCCTACCATAAGCACAACCTCCACGACACTGCTGGCATCTGGGGAGAGGTGAGTCTGAGGAGCAGGGCTACAGTAAGGGCCTGGGGTGGGCTCTTCCTGTTTGGGGGAAGAGCCTGGGCATGGGGTTGATGTCTGGGCAACACCCTCTGTTTACCTTGCTTGGTCTATTTTTACTCAGCAACCTCTCACATTTACTGCTATTCCCTGCAGCTGCTCTGTGTTGAATAATGTAGAACATCAGAGTAATTATAGTCATCCATATGCACCAATGCTTGGGAATGTCTCCATCTAAAACGGGACCAAGTCTAACAGGTGTTTGCTAGAATATTATCAGTTGTAGAACAGATGGCACATTCAAATGTAATTTGGTTCAATTTGCTGTGCATGGTGGTGCTTCAGGAGGATCGTGATATGTTTGTGTTGTGTTACCAGGGTAAGGACATGCTGATGGTCCTGGAGAATGACACTATGAATCTGATCGACCCGCTAGGCCAGACTCTGCTGCACTCCCAGCCTATTGCCAGCATCCGCGTGTGGGGTGTGGGCCGAGACAACGGCAGGTCAGTGTCTACTAGTTAGTCACCGTTTGGCACCACATCTGGAGGTTGTAAAGCTCTGCACAACTGTTGCAGTCCGATTAAGATGTTGTAGCTACTTTTACAGGAACAGAAAATGCTGTTTAACTCTTTGGAATTCGTACTATTTTATATAGTGTCTATTTAGCACAATCTATTAATAAATTGTTTATCTAGTCTTAGCCGTCACTTAACTATTACTTCATCATGACCCATCCACACCTAATTAAGAGATATTAGACACTGGGAATTACATAATAGCTGGTAATTTGTTCCATTTTCTTAAAGATGCACACTGTAGAAATTGCTactccatttcctggttgcaaaaattctaatagtttaccaaatttcagtttgtgacaaaacaagcaagtttAAGTGTAGAGAATGTTTGTACcttctaaaccgctgtgaaatatattttgcataactaaaaatattgtattttcagctgtttgaattTGGTGTACACAACAAATATTCATTCTCAttgaagcatagaaatagtgcacatagaatagatctaccacttcttagacttgctttcaatgagtgacagatctataactctcatttgtatgtgaatttggtcggcccccccaaaaagttacatattgcagcattACATTTTTCTAGGTAaaaccccgccttatctcagtttactggtcaccatagcagcacccatccaCAACACGCTCTccaagctggagactcttatctccctcactaacttcaaccaccagctgtcagagcagctcacaaatcattgcacctgtacatagcccatccaactacctcattcccatactgtatttatttatttattttgctcctttgcaccccagtatctctacttgcacattcatcttctgcacatctatcactccagtggttaattgctatattgtaattaccttgccactatggcctactttattgccttacctcccttacctcatttgcacacactgtatatatactttttttctactgtattattgactgtatgtttgttttactccatgtttaactctgtgttgttgtatgtgtcgaactgctttgcttttatcttggccaggtggcctacctggttaaataaaggtgaaataaatgtacaaaataaAGAAGTGTTATTAAAACATGTTCATCGTCATGCCTTAGGGTAGTGTTTTCCCATCCTAGACCTGTGGATATGGGTTTGTTTTCCTGCTGAATTTGCACATAGATGTTATTTGCCCAGCTGTGTGAGTCATTACAGCTGCATTtgcacaggcagcccaattctgatattttttccacattttgatcttttgaccaatcacatcagattttTTCACATTAGAATTTTTTAGAGCTGAACTGATtagtcaaaataccaattagtgaaaaaaatatctgaattgggctgcctttgTAAATGCGGCCTATGGGTCCAAACAGGATTTGAACCCAACTTGGCAATGGCATGCTTAAATACAGAACTGCACCCATGAGACAACACTGCCCTCTGGTGGGTTGTCCATGGTGTTGCAATGATACAGCTGCCCTCTGGTGGGTTGTCTCTGGTGGGTTGTCCATGGTGTTGCAATGATACAGCTGCCCGCTGGTGGGTTGTCTCTGGTGGGTTGTCTCTGGTGGGTTGTCCATACAGCTGCCCTCTGGTGGGTTGTCCATTGTATTGCAATGATAAAGCTGCCTTCTGGTGGGTTGTCTCTGGTGGGTTGTCCATACAGCTGCCCTCTGGTGGGTTGTCCATGGTATTGCAATGATACAGCTGCCCTCTGGTGGGTTGTCTCTGGTGGGTTGTCCATGGTGTTGCAATGATACAGCTGCCCTCTGGTGGGTTGTCTCTGGTGGGTTGTCCATACAGCTGCCCTCTGGTGGGTTGTCTCTGGTGGGTTGTCCATGGTGTTGCAATGATACAGCTGCCCTCTGGTGGGTTGTCTCTGGTGGGTTGTCCATACAGCTGCCCTCTGGTGGGTTGTCTCTGGTGGGTTGTCCATACAGCTGCCCTCTGGTGGGTTGTCCATGGTATTGCAATGATACAGCTGCCCTCTGGTGGGTTGTCTCTGGTGGGTTGTCCATGGTGTTGCAATGATACAGCTGCCCTCTGGTGGGTTGTCTCTGGTGGGTTGTCCATACAGCTGCCCTCTGGTGGGTTGTCCATGGTGTTGCAATGATACAGCTGCCCTCTGGTGGGTTGTCTCTGGTGGGTTGTCCATACAGCTGCCCTCTGGTGGGTTGTCTCTGGTGGGTTGTCCATACAGCTGCCCTCTGGTGGGTTGTCCATGGTATTGCAATAACATTTCCTTTCAATGGCATTCACTACGAATCTGATTAGAATTTTCTGCTAGTGTTTTTGTAATAACTGTGATTAACTGATCATTATTTATTTTCATGCTGCATTTCGCTGCCCTATACAGGGAAAGGTATTGTACAGATATGATTATTTGCAGTTTTTCTTTTAGAAATGTATTCTCATGTCCGATGTTGTTTATCCTACATATAGTtaaatgtattgtattgtcaTATCTAACATGATTGCATGAAATCATTTTTGTTTTGCCAGTTTTTTTCTTGTGGGTTGTTATCATTTAAGTTGGAGAAATGCATGGGTTCATGTACCAGTATGTAAATGGTGTACTTTTCTGTATTTGTTACAACAGAGACTTTGCTTATGTAGCGCGAGACAACCTGACCCAGGTACTCAAGTGTCACGTGTTCCGCTGTGACTCACCTGCCAAGAACATCGCCACCAGTCTGCATGAGATGTGCTCCAGGGTGAGACTCCCATATcttctacagttgaagttggaagtttacatacacttaggttggagtcattaaaactaatttttcaaccactacgcacatttcttgttaacaaactatagttttggcaagtctggtaggtcatctactttgtgcacaacacaagtcatttttacaacaattgcttacagacagattatttcacttataattcactgtatcacaattctattgggtcagaagtttacatacactaagttgactgtgcctttaaacagcttggaaaattccagaaaacgatgtaTTGACTTTAGattcttctgataggctaattaacatcatttgagtcaattggtggtttacctgtggatgtatttcaaggcctaccttcaaactcagtgcctctttgcttgacatcatgggaaaatcaaaagaaatcagccaagacctcagaaaaaaaatggtggacttccacaagtctggttcatccttgggagcaatatccaaaggcctgaaggtaccacgttcatctgtacaaacaatagtacgcaagtataaacaccatgggaccacacagctgtcataccgctcaggaaggagacgcattctgtctcctagagatgaacgtacttaggtgcaaatcaatcccagaacaacatcaaaggaccttgtgaagatgctggaggaaacaggtacaaaagtgtctacatccacagtaaaaacgagtcctatatcgacataacctggaaggccgctcagcaaggaagaagccactgctcataAACCGCCATTAAGAAAaacactacggtttgcaactgcacatggggacaaagattgtactttttggagaaatgtcctctggtctgatgaaacaaaaatagaactgtttggtcataataactattgttatgtttggagggaaaagggggaggcttgcaagctgaagaacaccatcccaactgtgaagcacaggggtggcagcatcatgttgtggtggtgctttgctgtaggagggactggtgcacttaacaaaatagatggcatcatgaggaggaaaattatgtggatatattgaaacaacatctcaatatatcattcaggaagttaaagcttggtcgcaaatggatcttccaaatggacaatgaccccaagcatacttccaaagttgtggcaaaatggcttaaggacaacaaagtcaaggtattggagtggccatcacaaagccctgacctcaatcctatgcgagcaaggaggcctagaaatctgaatcagttacaccagctctgtcaggaggaatgggccaaaattcacccaacttattgtggaaagcttgtggaaggctacctggaacgtttgacccaagttaaacaatttaaaggcaatgctaccaaatactaattgagtgtatatgaacttctgacccactgggaatgtgatgaaagaaataaaagctgaaataaatcactctctactactattcggacatttcacattcttaaaataaagtggtgatcctaattgatctaaaacagggattttttactaggattaaatgtcaagaattgtgaaaaactgagttttgaatgcatttggctaaggtgtatgtaaacttacgacttccaCTGTATGTCACATATCTAATATACTATTTCCTGTGGAATCTCGTTTCACGATGAGCTGAACATGTCTCTTTACATTCAGATAATGACAGAGAGGAAACTATCCAAGCCATTTCTGAGCAGGTACAATTCTGACCAGTGCAAAGCCATGGAGATTCCTACTCAAGGTAACCACTGTGATAGTTATACAGTTCATTTTAGAACAGAAGTAAAACACCAGACACTAACTCCATCCCTATCTTCTTCCTCTGCAGAGTTTCCCGTTCCAAAAAATGAGAATTTCCAACGTTTCCTTGTATATTACCTTGGTAACGTACCTGTGACCAAGCCTGTAGGTAAGGGACGCATGGGTAAGGAAATCTTTTATTTACTTAGTAGTTAGGTAAATATATCTAGCTGTGCAATAAAGCATATGGCTGTGCTTTGTGTGGGACTGTGTTTTGCTTCACTTCAcatgtggctagctagctactcccATGCAGTTTACCTTGCCCTGTGGATACTGTTAACAGTCAAACTTTCTCGTCTCCTAGGTGTGGACACAATCAATGATGCTTTGGAGGCTGCAATGAACAGCACAAGGAAGCAGGATTGGACCCCCGTCTCTGTCAACGTGGCCCCTGCCACTCTCACCATCCTCACCAGAGAGGTAGTTACTAACTAACCCATCCACAACATCATCATCTCCGTTACACACAGACATTTGGTAGCAGTCATGTCAGTATGGCTCTCTCCTGACCATGCTGTGTCCTTTGTCCTCCCCAGACTGAGGAGGTGATGTCAGAGTGCCGGGTGCGGTTCCTGTCTTTCATGGGTGTGGGAAAGGACATCCACACCTTTGCCTTCATCATGGCCAAGGGCCCCGGGGACTTCATCTGTCACATGTTCTGGTGTGAGCCCAACGCTGCCAGCCTGAGTGAGGCGGTGCAGGCCGCCTGCATGGTGAGTCAATAGACTGATTATTGATTAATCGGTGGTCTAGAGAGACGGGCTGAAGGATGATATGTTGTCTATAGTATAGAACATTTTATTAATAAACTGGAATGGTATTACTGATGGAgtcctgctgtgtctgtgtgtgtgttctgtccacAGCTGCGCTACCAGAAGTGTCTGGACGCGAGGCCTCCCAGCCTGGGCTCCTGCTTGCCCACTCCGCCTGCTGACTCCATGGCCCGCCGGGTCAGGATGGGGGTCCAGAGTCTGCTGGGAAGCTTCAAGCAGTACAGGTCAGGGTCCCAGTCCCCCTGAGCAGAAGAGAGAAGATCTCCTCCCCACCAACACCAACCCATCACAGGAGCTCCagctcactcctcctctctctctttctctctcgctttctgccGTTTCTGTCGGCCTTACACTCCTTTTGGCCTTCCTTAGAGATAGTCCTTTCATTAGTGCATGGAGTTATATGTAACTgaggaaatgcttacttactagtGATTGCAAAGTGTTTTTCTATACATCTACTGTATAACTCTCCTTTAGCTTTGTACTCAAACTGAATGAGCCCTGACAACGGCCCATTGTTTGTTCTGTTGGGATTTAATCTGTTTGTCACTATTTTTGTGTTTTAGCAGAAACCATGTCTGGCAGGAAGCGTTCATATTATGGGATGTAACTACATGTTTCTTCACTGTAGGAAGCTAGGAGGATTCCACACAGAAATACATCTAAGTTCGTTGCAACTATGGTTGAGTCATGGAGCCGTGCTCTTCCCCAAACAGTAACAGCAcctctttttaaaaatgttctacTGGTGTCTGAAGAAGGTCATGCAGTCACTGTCGAACCTAGTAGAGTCTCCTGATGTTTGTTTTCTACCGTGTCATTACCCTGTACACTCCTCAGCCTCTACTACTGTCCAACTGAGGTTCTAAGAGCCCAAGTAGTCACCTAGAGAGCTTCATGTTCCCCACTGCAAACAGTGTGTTTTAGTCTTCCATTAAAGAAGTGAATAATCATGTCACGTCGTCGTGAACAAACAGTGATTTCAGAGTGTACTGTAGTTGCGTTTCCCCTACATTTGCATGAACATTTGCAAGTTCAGTGCTTCTGTGCAATAATCAGACTTTCCTGTATGTGGTGTTGGTAG
This genomic interval from Oncorhynchus clarkii lewisi isolate Uvic-CL-2024 chromosome 27, UVic_Ocla_1.0, whole genome shotgun sequence contains the following:
- the LOC139385917 gene encoding amyloid beta precursor protein binding family B member 1-like isoform X1; the encoded protein is MGGHDDDDDMSYHVANNHHQDEVLKNKLNDSGLWSDQESTGGNNAKWVKEGQNQLRKVAEKHQDQNGNQEDFSPHNTTEEEQRNEEQTKSPKTILKEPVLIDTLLSAEDKEGEVEENDKEKEDPSEADEEACSFKEEERESEQSNVEAEREGGGVARNPCLLFSNVNGTPSDEETNWPALSQESTAEIPPNGNKESFWDSEAFEADTDLPSGWMRVRDTSGTYYWHIPTGTTQWEPPSPLDKVGDSMMSSSMSLETTPCEEEQEETWGDLSNPDEGTSDGELWKEGEVASDQSLKEFEGATLRYASINLNCSQSEEEENLDPHGTDLEAKYFAVRSLGWVEMSEEDMAPAKSSVAVNNCIRQLSYHKHNLHDTAGIWGEGKDMLMVLENDTMNLIDPLGQTLLHSQPIASIRVWGVGRDNGRDFAYVARDNLTQVLKCHVFRCDSPAKNIATSLHEMCSRIMTERKLSKPFLSRYNSDQCKAMEIPTQEFPVPKNENFQRFLVYYLGNVPVTKPVGKGRMGVDTINDALEAAMNSTRKQDWTPVSVNVAPATLTILTRETEEVMSECRVRFLSFMGVGKDIHTFAFIMAKGPGDFICHMFWCEPNAASLSEAVQAACMLRYQKCLDARPPSLGSCLPTPPADSMARRVRMGVQSLLGSFKQYRSGSQSP
- the LOC139385917 gene encoding amyloid beta precursor protein binding family B member 1-like isoform X2, whose product is MGGHDDDDDMSYHVANNHHQDEVLKNKLNDSGLWSDQESTGGNNAKWVKEGQNQLRKVAEKHQDQNGNQEDFSPHNTTEEEQRNEEQTKSPKTILKEPVLIDTLLSAEDKEGEVEENDKEKEDPSEADEEACSFKEEERESEQSNVEAEREGGGVARNPCLLFSNVNGTPSDEETNWPALSQESTAEIPPNGNKESFWDSEAFEADTDLPSGWMRVRDTSGTYYWHIPTGTTQWEPPSPLDKVGDSMMSSSMSLETTPCEEEQEETWGDLSNPDEGTSDGELWKEGEVASDQSLKEFEGATLRYASINLNCSQSEEEENLDPHGTDLEAKYFAVRSLGWVEMSEEDMAPAKSSVAVNNCIRQLSYHKHNLHDTAGIWGEGKDMLMVLENDTMNLIDPLGQTLLHSQPIASIRVWGVGRDNGRDFAYVARDNLTQVLKCHVFRCDSPAKNIATSLHEMCSRIMTERKLSKPFLSRYNSDQCKAMEIPTQEFPVPKNENFQRFLVYYLGNVPVTKPVGVDTINDALEAAMNSTRKQDWTPVSVNVAPATLTILTRETEEVMSECRVRFLSFMGVGKDIHTFAFIMAKGPGDFICHMFWCEPNAASLSEAVQAACMLRYQKCLDARPPSLGSCLPTPPADSMARRVRMGVQSLLGSFKQYRSGSQSP